The Mycolicibacterium flavescens genome has a segment encoding these proteins:
- a CDS encoding Protein of uncharacterised function (DUF3618) encodes MADRDPETIKQDIDQAREQLAATVDTLAERANPSRLLDDAKSAAIRFVTKPAVAVSLAGVGVVALVLVVRRIRQN; translated from the coding sequence GTGGCAGACCGCGATCCCGAGACCATCAAGCAGGACATCGACCAGGCTCGGGAGCAACTCGCGGCGACGGTGGACACCCTCGCCGAGCGTGCCAACCCCAGTCGATTGCTCGACGACGCCAAGTCGGCGGCAATCCGATTTGTGACGAAACCCGCAGTCGCGGTGTCTCTTGCCGGCGTCGGAGTCGTTGCGCTCGTGCTCGTCGTGCGCCGGATTCGGCAGAACTGA
- the ddn_4 gene encoding nitroreductase yields the protein MNSLVEKALFGYMRFHDKVYQKTHGWIGHRMMWIPSLLLHTVGAKTGEPRTASLAYGRDGEDYLVTASNGGAPRSPGWYYNLKAHPDVEINVGPKRFGATARSVLPSDPAYDRLWKIVNEVNKGTYAEYQKRTSRPIPIVVLTPKQ from the coding sequence ATGAATTCCCTCGTCGAGAAGGCGCTCTTCGGATACATGCGGTTTCACGACAAGGTGTACCAGAAGACCCACGGCTGGATTGGCCACCGGATGATGTGGATTCCTAGCCTGCTGTTGCATACAGTCGGCGCCAAGACGGGCGAGCCGCGCACAGCATCGCTGGCATACGGCCGCGACGGTGAGGACTATCTGGTGACGGCGTCCAACGGCGGGGCTCCGCGGTCGCCGGGCTGGTATTACAACTTGAAGGCTCACCCTGACGTGGAAATCAACGTGGGCCCAAAGCGTTTCGGCGCTACAGCTCGGTCGGTCCTACCAAGTGATCCTGCATACGACCGGCTATGGAAGATCGTCAACGAAGTCAACAAGGGCACGTACGCCGAGTACCAAAAACGCACTTCCCGCCCGATCCCCATCGTGGTACTCACGCCCAAGCAATAA
- the acpS gene encoding phosphopantetheine--protein transferase: MAIVGVGIDLVSIPEFAEQVDQPGTVFAETFTPGERRDAADKSSSAARHLAARWAAKEAVIKAWSGSRFSKRPVLPEGIHRDIEVITDMWGRPKVRLSGAIAEHLKDVTIHLSLTHEAGTAAAVAILEER; the protein is encoded by the coding sequence ATGGCGATAGTCGGGGTGGGGATCGACCTGGTCTCCATTCCCGAGTTCGCCGAACAGGTCGACCAGCCCGGGACGGTCTTCGCCGAGACGTTCACCCCCGGTGAGCGGCGCGACGCCGCCGACAAGAGTTCGTCGGCGGCCCGCCATCTGGCAGCGCGCTGGGCGGCCAAGGAGGCCGTCATCAAGGCGTGGTCGGGGTCGCGATTCTCCAAGCGGCCGGTGCTGCCCGAAGGCATCCACCGCGACATCGAGGTCATCACCGACATGTGGGGCAGGCCCAAGGTTCGGTTGTCCGGCGCGATCGCCGAGCACCTGAAGGATGTGACGATCCACCTGTCGTTGACCCACGAGGCGGGTACCGCCGCCGCGGTCGCCATCCTCGAAGAGCGCTAA
- a CDS encoding ErfK/YbiS/YcfS/YnhG family protein, protein MWRVRSVARPRRRAWLVTVALIPAMALALSACGGNSAPQQPQVIDDKGTPFGDLLVPKLTASVTDGAVGVSVDSPVTISAEDGVLESVTMVNESGKSVAGVLSPDGLTWSTTEPLGYNKRYTLTAESLGLGGATTRRMAFETHSPENLTMPYVLPNNGEVVGVGQPVAVRFDESITNRVAAQKAIKIKTDPPVEGAFYWLSNQEVRWRPANYWKPGTKVDVAVNTYGVDLGDGLFGQENVSTSFTIGDEVITSIDDSTKTLTVKRNGEVIKTMPVSMGKNSTPTNNGVYIVGDRRSHMVMDSSTYGVPVNSANGYRTEVDWATQISYSGIYVHAAPWSVGSQGYSNVSHGCINVSTSNGRWFHDNSKRGDVVEIVNTVGSTLPGTDGLGDWNIPWDQWKAGNANL, encoded by the coding sequence ATGTGGCGAGTCCGTTCAGTGGCCCGTCCGCGTCGACGTGCATGGTTGGTGACCGTTGCGCTGATCCCCGCCATGGCACTCGCGTTGTCGGCATGCGGCGGTAACTCGGCGCCGCAGCAGCCCCAGGTGATCGACGACAAGGGAACTCCGTTCGGAGACCTGCTCGTCCCGAAGCTGACCGCATCGGTTACCGACGGTGCCGTGGGCGTCAGTGTGGACTCGCCGGTGACCATCAGCGCGGAGGACGGCGTGCTCGAATCGGTCACCATGGTGAACGAGTCCGGCAAGTCGGTCGCGGGGGTCTTGAGCCCGGACGGGCTGACCTGGTCGACCACCGAGCCACTCGGCTACAACAAGCGCTACACGCTCACGGCCGAATCGCTAGGGCTCGGCGGCGCCACCACCCGGCGGATGGCTTTCGAAACCCATTCGCCCGAGAACCTGACCATGCCGTATGTGCTGCCCAACAACGGTGAGGTGGTCGGAGTCGGACAACCGGTCGCCGTTCGGTTCGACGAGAGCATCACCAACCGGGTGGCCGCGCAGAAGGCCATCAAGATCAAGACCGATCCTCCGGTCGAGGGCGCGTTCTACTGGCTGAGCAACCAAGAGGTGCGGTGGCGGCCCGCGAACTACTGGAAGCCCGGCACGAAGGTCGACGTCGCGGTGAACACCTACGGCGTCGACCTCGGAGACGGCCTTTTCGGTCAGGAGAACGTCAGCACGAGCTTCACGATCGGCGATGAGGTCATCACCAGCATCGACGACAGCACGAAGACGCTGACGGTCAAGCGCAACGGCGAGGTGATCAAGACCATGCCGGTGTCGATGGGCAAGAACAGCACGCCCACCAACAACGGCGTCTACATCGTCGGGGACCGGCGCTCACACATGGTGATGGACTCTTCGACTTACGGAGTTCCGGTCAACTCCGCCAACGGGTATCGCACAGAGGTGGATTGGGCCACCCAGATCTCCTACAGCGGCATCTACGTCCACGCCGCGCCGTGGTCGGTGGGCAGTCAGGGCTACAGCAACGTCAGCCATGGGTGCATCAACGTCAGCACGAGCAATGGGCGGTGGTTCCACGACAACTCCAAGCGCGGAGACGTCGTTGAGATCGTCAACACCGTCGGGTCGACGCTGCCGGGCACCGACGGTCTCGGGGACTGGAACATCCCGTGGGATCAGTGGAAGGCCGGCAACGCCAACCTCTGA
- the dapE_2 gene encoding acetylornithine deacetylase/succinyldiaminopimelate desuccinylase-like deacylase, producing the protein MSDLLQRVREVLPEIRRDLEDLVRIESVWADPARRGEVQRSADAVAKLLTDAGFGDVQIVSEGGAPAVIARHPAPAGAPTVLLYAHHDVQPEGDPAQWISPPFEPTERDGRLYGRGTADDKAGIATHLAAFRAHGGNPPVGVTVFVEGEEESGSPSLSRLLAAHHDTLASDVIVIADSDNWSTEVPSLTVSLRGLVDCVVEVATLDHGLHSGLWGGVVPDAVSVLVRLLASLYDDDGNVAVNDLHEGVAADVDFPPERVREETGLLAGVSEIGSGSVPQRLWAKPAITIIGIDTTPIDKSSNTLIPRARAKVSMRIAPGADVEQHIEALTRHLEQHAPWGAQVTVTRGDHGQPYAIDATGPVYDAARAAFREAWGTEPVHTGVGGSIPFIAEFADAFPSAKILVTGVEDPATQAHSVNESLHLGVLERAAVSEALLLANLGSEGQVAS; encoded by the coding sequence ATGAGCGATCTGTTGCAGCGGGTGCGTGAGGTGTTGCCGGAGATTCGGCGCGATCTGGAAGATCTGGTGCGCATAGAATCGGTGTGGGCGGACCCGGCGCGGCGCGGCGAGGTGCAACGCAGCGCTGACGCGGTGGCGAAGCTGTTGACCGACGCCGGTTTCGGTGATGTGCAGATCGTCAGCGAGGGCGGTGCGCCCGCGGTCATCGCGCGCCATCCCGCACCGGCGGGAGCGCCGACGGTGTTGTTGTACGCCCACCACGATGTGCAACCCGAAGGCGATCCGGCGCAGTGGATTTCGCCGCCGTTCGAACCGACCGAGCGCGACGGACGCCTCTACGGTCGAGGCACTGCCGACGACAAGGCAGGCATCGCAACACATCTGGCGGCCTTCCGCGCGCACGGCGGCAACCCACCTGTCGGCGTCACCGTCTTCGTCGAAGGGGAGGAGGAGTCGGGGTCCCCGTCACTGTCGCGACTGCTGGCCGCGCACCACGACACCCTGGCCTCCGACGTGATCGTCATCGCCGACTCCGACAACTGGAGCACTGAGGTGCCGTCGCTGACGGTGTCGCTGCGCGGGCTCGTCGACTGTGTCGTCGAGGTCGCAACGCTCGACCACGGCCTTCACTCCGGACTGTGGGGTGGGGTCGTGCCCGACGCGGTCAGCGTGCTGGTGCGGTTGTTGGCCAGCCTGTACGACGACGACGGCAACGTCGCGGTGAACGACCTGCACGAGGGTGTGGCCGCCGACGTCGACTTCCCACCCGAGCGTGTCCGCGAGGAGACCGGCTTGCTGGCGGGCGTGTCCGAGATCGGTTCGGGCTCAGTGCCGCAGCGGTTGTGGGCCAAACCGGCGATCACCATCATCGGGATCGACACGACGCCGATCGACAAGTCGTCCAACACCTTGATCCCGCGAGCACGGGCCAAGGTCAGCATGCGTATCGCGCCGGGTGCAGACGTGGAACAGCACATTGAGGCGTTGACCCGCCATCTCGAGCAGCACGCCCCGTGGGGTGCCCAGGTAACCGTCACCCGGGGTGACCACGGGCAGCCGTACGCCATCGACGCCACCGGCCCGGTCTACGACGCTGCCCGAGCGGCCTTCCGGGAGGCGTGGGGCACCGAGCCCGTCCATACCGGCGTCGGCGGTTCGATCCCGTTCATCGCCGAGTTCGCCGACGCATTCCCGTCGGCGAAGATCTTGGTGACCGGCGTGGAAGACCCTGCGACACAGGCGCACAGCGTCAACGAGAGCCTGCACCTCGGTGTGCTGGAACGCGCCGCCGTGTCCGAGGCCCTGTTGCTGGCGAACCTGGGCTCAGAGGGACAGGTCGCGTCGTAG
- the orn gene encoding oligoribonuclease (3'->5' exoribonuclease): MSVVRDELVWIDCEMTGLDLKTDRLIEIAVLVTDADLNILGDGIDVVIHTDDEALASMIPVVTEMHTRSGLIDEVKASTVTVPEAEELVLDYIRTHVKQAKTAPLAGNSIATDRGFIARDMPKLDDYLHYRMIDVSSIKELCRRWYPRIYFGQPEKGLAHRALADIHESIRELQYYRRTAFVAPPGPSTSDIAAVAQELGPPNESADDIDSAAERSSG; the protein is encoded by the coding sequence GACCGACCGGCTCATCGAAATCGCGGTGCTGGTGACAGACGCTGACCTCAACATTCTCGGCGACGGCATCGACGTCGTCATCCACACCGACGACGAAGCGTTGGCGTCGATGATCCCGGTGGTCACCGAGATGCATACTCGCTCGGGGCTGATCGACGAGGTCAAGGCGTCGACCGTCACCGTGCCCGAGGCCGAGGAGCTGGTCCTCGACTACATCCGCACCCACGTCAAACAGGCCAAGACGGCGCCGCTGGCGGGCAACTCGATCGCCACCGACCGCGGCTTCATCGCCCGCGACATGCCCAAGCTCGACGACTACCTGCACTACCGGATGATCGACGTGAGCTCGATCAAGGAGTTGTGCAGGCGCTGGTATCCCCGCATCTACTTCGGGCAGCCCGAGAAGGGCCTCGCGCACCGTGCGCTGGCCGACATCCACGAGTCGATCCGTGAGCTGCAGTACTACCGCCGCACCGCGTTCGTGGCCCCACCCGGGCCGTCGACCAGCGATATCGCGGCCGTGGCCCAAGAATTGGGGCCGCCGAACGAGAGCGCCGACGACATCGATTCGGCCGCCGAGCGTTCGAGCGGTTAG
- the bcp_1 gene encoding alkyl hydroperoxide reductase, with product MPQTPRLEVGDKAPAFSLPDADGNTVKLSDFNGRKVIVYFYPAASTPGCTKQACDFRDNLHELSDAGLDVIGISPDKPEKLAKFRDKEKLTFPLLSDPDREVLTAWGAFGEKTMYGKTVQGVIRSTFVVDEKGKIEVAQYNVRATGHVAKLRRDLSV from the coding sequence ATGCCACAGACTCCGCGACTCGAGGTCGGCGACAAAGCCCCTGCATTCAGCCTGCCCGACGCCGACGGCAACACCGTCAAGCTGTCCGACTTCAATGGCCGCAAGGTCATCGTGTACTTCTATCCGGCGGCCTCGACCCCCGGCTGCACCAAACAGGCCTGCGATTTCCGCGACAACCTCCACGAACTCAGCGATGCCGGCCTCGATGTCATCGGCATCTCACCGGACAAGCCGGAGAAGCTGGCCAAGTTCCGCGACAAGGAGAAGCTGACCTTCCCGCTGCTGTCCGATCCGGATCGTGAAGTGCTCACCGCGTGGGGTGCGTTCGGGGAAAAGACGATGTACGGCAAGACCGTTCAGGGTGTGATCCGGTCGACGTTCGTCGTCGACGAGAAGGGCAAGATCGAGGTCGCCCAGTACAACGTGCGCGCCACCGGGCACGTCGCCAAACTACGACGCGACCTGTCCGTTTGA